One Streptomyces sp. CNQ-509 DNA window includes the following coding sequences:
- a CDS encoding VWA domain-containing protein: protein MATAPLAKGANLPVDAPAVRAELSWSEGPGVPDVDASALLLTAAGRVRDDGDFVFYNQPQHTSQAVTHLGKQQAGGRYTDSVEVLLKSLGPGIERVVLCASADGGTFGQVPGLSLRLLDAGTGAELARFDMEATTETAFVGGELYLRGGRWKFRAVGQGYASGLAGLATDFGITVDDSPPPPSPTPPPATLPPPAPAAPAAPPPAPASPTPPHAQPPPAPQAPMPPAPAPAAPAPQAPAGAPPPAPYPPAAPAAPPAPGAYPAPAPAASPAASGGPRLVKGEEHLPVDMRKRLSLRKEQVAISLRKHGAADISARIIVVLDASGSMTRLYAQGVVADVVERMAAVAAELDDDGAMQAWTFASHPARLPDLLLGDLPEWLRLHVRVGQLALFRPRKKRKGLENGQIDMRMVGIQNEEQKVIAEVRAYVRENPAPDPTLVLFFSDGGVYRNAEIERELREAVEEPIFWQFVGLGASDYGVLERFDSLGGRRVDNVGFFSVDDISGLPDPQLYDRLLSQFPGWITAARSARIL from the coding sequence ATGGCCACCGCACCGCTCGCCAAAGGCGCCAACCTGCCCGTCGACGCCCCCGCGGTACGCGCCGAACTCTCCTGGTCCGAAGGCCCCGGCGTACCCGACGTCGACGCCTCGGCGCTGCTGCTCACCGCCGCCGGCCGGGTCCGCGACGACGGCGACTTCGTCTTCTACAACCAGCCGCAGCACACCTCCCAGGCGGTCACCCACCTCGGCAAGCAGCAGGCGGGCGGCCGCTACACCGACTCGGTCGAGGTGCTGCTGAAATCCCTGGGCCCGGGCATCGAACGCGTCGTTCTGTGCGCCTCGGCCGACGGCGGCACCTTCGGCCAGGTGCCCGGCCTGTCGCTGCGGCTCCTGGACGCCGGAACGGGCGCCGAACTCGCCCGCTTCGACATGGAGGCGACGACGGAGACGGCGTTCGTCGGCGGCGAACTGTATCTGCGCGGGGGCCGCTGGAAGTTCCGCGCGGTGGGCCAGGGCTACGCCTCCGGACTCGCCGGCCTGGCCACCGACTTCGGCATCACGGTCGACGACTCCCCGCCCCCTCCCTCCCCCACCCCGCCCCCGGCCACCCTGCCACCTCCCGCGCCCGCGGCCCCTGCGGCGCCACCGCCCGCACCGGCATCGCCCACCCCGCCCCACGCGCAGCCGCCCCCGGCGCCGCAGGCACCCATGCCTCCGGCTCCTGCGCCGGCAGCGCCCGCGCCGCAGGCACCCGCCGGCGCGCCGCCTCCCGCGCCTTACCCGCCGGCCGCCCCCGCCGCGCCACCCGCCCCAGGCGCGTACCCCGCACCGGCGCCGGCCGCCTCACCCGCCGCTTCCGGCGGGCCGCGGCTGGTCAAGGGCGAGGAGCACCTGCCCGTCGACATGCGCAAGCGGCTGTCGCTCCGCAAGGAGCAGGTGGCCATCAGCCTGCGCAAGCACGGGGCCGCGGATATCTCCGCGCGCATCATCGTCGTGCTGGACGCCTCCGGCTCCATGACCCGCCTCTACGCCCAGGGCGTCGTCGCGGACGTCGTCGAGCGCATGGCCGCGGTCGCCGCGGAGCTGGACGACGACGGGGCCATGCAGGCGTGGACGTTCGCCTCCCATCCGGCCCGGCTTCCGGACCTGCTCCTGGGGGACCTCCCCGAGTGGCTGCGACTGCACGTACGTGTCGGGCAGCTCGCTCTCTTCCGCCCCCGCAAGAAGCGCAAGGGCCTGGAGAACGGCCAGATCGACATGCGGATGGTCGGTATCCAGAACGAAGAGCAGAAGGTCATCGCCGAAGTCCGCGCCTACGTCCGGGAGAACCCCGCTCCCGATCCCACACTCGTGCTGTTCTTCTCGGACGGCGGGGTCTACCGCAACGCGGAGATCGAGCGCGAGCTGCGCGAAGCGGTCGAGGAGCCGATCTTCTGGCAGTTCGTGGGCCTGGGAGCCTCCGACTACGGCGTACTGGAACGGTTCGACAGCCTCGGTGGCCGCCGCGTCGACAACGTCGGCTTCTTCTCCGTCGACGACATCAGCGGACTCCCTGATCCGCAGCTCTACGACCGCCTCCTCTCTCAGTTCCCCGGCTGGATCACCGCCGCCCGCAGCGCACGCATCCTCTGA